Proteins co-encoded in one Plectropomus leopardus isolate mb chromosome 14, YSFRI_Pleo_2.0, whole genome shotgun sequence genomic window:
- the dnaaf9 gene encoding dynein axonemal assembly factor 9 isoform X1: MAGMRRVNGKFSGVNPAVSCCRLRQVQSLLCEGGTATPDGILCSLGIDSRYNEGCTELAKYLFYGLYGRNQLNLEHVPEEFPEEMLDDVILLIKAECVHLYCNPMNYSYLLPYVSHWRNLHLYCMTETEYEDEEAAEEFKISSFVTMVQDCYRIGVPYSSQGHVQKFDMFMVEKWPLIQAFALEGIGRGSFFTMKYKLMDMSEKLWQVYNRLDPVSLDNLLTEDLVNFEKQWSGFFSSMDLESHLSILELSEAQAGEVFRTYYSHGLISSNITDKSKSQQPFVLFGKHSSSQDLESYSFNFPSESHQVRNTGPRGSAARHMILQCVAPKGPLACSRTYFFGTTHTPYLGNQNTEQKKTEVLLLSQIYSAAVQAVLSGIKCYSCFSSQTKAKDVAENTFLLALDSMNLSQYRSPLRSKCEFSIQAVNNQGRIIPLADEESRYVVKTASMTVRDIPDLQWDGGDLGSVVFSESFLESSINIQQKDGTVSSDSCYTILTTTVPRYACWLMESDVKQSEQAQHLPKKEEGTCLGTALTVADAAYVFSSSQLSTPEEGKIIFFSEGLLFIHSQYGSITLSKDHIRSIKFYDPDSSTVASLIVEYESSLLPHLPFPLHSTDCCLVFALQPRSKSHRAFYSKVLSVWQNSESGLTLQLVDQEHLTWNQKNMHTRLRKLHNSQEPPVAKRRGSLKTSYSQLPEQDMFLQHFALSSIGQEPILYDHLGVLFPSAELRNSVNSQGDKVVITIITGLPGSHKKRLCDFLVQLNKERGKWVVYQPGPDSCDSFSASHLQQYLSSFLESQRGPGGKKRLLVLSPGYTDVLDVVQAVLFHPDPVVQACFTIGAVTACVDPLASCVEHRFAFPKLLEQCSQGIVSTVVFTGLTAEQKHPLMQHVQQLVRSANPTAAFILAERGAVTRNEDVNLMFSESSFSEPQMLRARYVLYPGWCKGRFFSGSGSLVLTQQRVAFSRPLERPLFVARCKAFKSSLRPSPFRGNVYNVWGKIRFSDSDQLMEVSYNTVSGSLSIVPEQSGDPVTPGPKETNTSCFLIFDGVGLTDEGLKDWLRLCAKQRQTKKPKKTKNNLSPQEIKSIHMTRHLDPLPPGYFYNGCQYVDIFGEKMNIHPSILFMMIQSSTWLTSDISVSSPLSCHHCAASFSPATQGKAPRPDTLNTLKNTLLP; encoded by the exons ATGGCCGGTATGAGGAGAGTTAACGGGAAATTCTCGGGAGTCAACCCGGCAGTCAG TTGCTGTCGCCTGCGTCAGGTTCAGTCTCTGCTCTGTGAGGGGGGCACTGCCACTCCTGATGGCATCTTGTGCTCGCTTG gaaTTGACAGCAGATACAATGAGGGGTGCACTGAGCTGGCGAAATACCTGTTTTATGGACTGTATGGAAGAAATCAGCTGAATCTGGAGCACGTCCCTGAGGAATTTCCTGAAGAAATGCTGGATG ATGTAATCCTGCTGATCAAAGCTGAGTGTGTTCATCTGTACTGCAACCCAATGAACTACAGCTACTTGTTGCCCTACGTGTCCCACTGGAGGAACCTGCATCTCTACTGCATGACGGAGACAGAG TATGAAGATGAGGAGGCAGCAGAGGAATTCAAAATCTCCAGTTTTGTCACAATGGTGCAGGACTGCTATCGTATCGGAGTACCTTACAGCTCCCAGG GGCACGTCCAGAAGTTTGATATGTTTATGGTGGAAAAGTGGCCCCTAATTCAAGCATTTGCCCTGGAAGGCATTGGTCGAGGAAGTTTTTTTACCATGAAATACAAG CTAATGGACATGAGTGAGAAACTTTGGCAGGTCTACAACAGACTCGACCCAGTGTCACTGGATAATCTGCTCACAGAG GACTTGGTGAACTTTGAGAAGCAGTGGAGTGGCTTTTTCTCCAGCATGGACCTGGAGAGCCACCTGTCCATCTTGGAGCTGTCTGAAGCACAGGCAGGAGAG GTGTTCCGTACCTATTACTCTCATGGACTGATCTCAAGCAACATCACAGATAAAAG TAAAAGTCAGCAGCCCTTTGTGTTGTTTGGAAAGCATTCCTCATCCCAGGATCTGGAGAGTTATTCATTCAACTTTCCCTCAGAGAGTCATCAGGTCCGCAACACAGGGCCTCGGGGTTCTGCAGCTAGACACATG ATTCTGCAGTGTGTTGCACCCAAAGGACCTCTAGCCTGCTCTCGAACCTATTTCTTTGGGACCACCCACACTCCATACCTTG GGAATCAAAACacagagcaaaagaaaacagaagtcTT acttTTGTCACAGATTTATTCAGCTGCTGTTCAAGCAGTCCTTTCGGGAATCAAATGCTACTCCTGTTTCTCCAGCCAAACCAAG GCTAAGGATGTAGCAGAGAACACCTTTCTGTTGGCTTTGGACTCAATGAATTTAAGTCAATACCGCAGTCCTCTCAG gtCCAAATGTGAATTCAGCATTCAAGCAGTGAATAATCAAGGAAG aatCATTCCTCTGGCTGACGAAGAAAGCCGTTATGTAGTAAAAACA GCGTCTATGACTGTCCGTGACATCCCTGACCTGCAGTGGGATGGTGGGGACCTGGGCTCTGTGGTTTTCTCTGAATCCTTCTTGGAGTCCAGCATCAACATTCAGCAGAAAG ATGGCACTGTGTCCTCAGACAGCTGCTACACCATCCTGACTACAACTGTGCCTCGCTACGCCTGCTGGCTG ATGGAATCTGATGTCAAGCAGTCTGAGCAAGCCCAACATCTTCCTAAG AAAGAGGAAGGCACGTGTTTGGGAACTGCTCTCACTGTAGCAGATGCTGCATATGTGTTCTCCAGCAGCCAGCTCTCCACACCCGAAGAAG gaaaaatcattttcttctCCGAGGGACTCCTGTTCATCCATTCTCAATATGGCAGCATCACCCTGTCCAAGGATCACATTCGGTCCATCAAGTTTTATGATCCG GACTCCAGCACGGTGGCATCTCTCATTGTGGAGTATGAGAGCAGCCTGCTCCCCCACCTACCATTCCCTCTGCACAGCACGGACTGTTGTCTGGTCTTTGCTCTTCAGCCCAGGTCTAAGAGCCACAGGGCCTTCTATTCCAAG GTTTTGTCAGTGTGGCAAAACTCTGAATCTGGACTCACTCTGCAATTGGTGGACCAAGAGCACCTGACCTGGAACCAGAAAAACAT gcaTACCAGACTGAGGAAGCTGCACAACAGTCAGGAGCCACCCGTTGCCAAACGCAGAGGCAGTCTGAAGACTTCATACTCCCAGCTGCCAGAGCAGGACAT GTTTCTTCAGCACTTTGCCTTGAGTAGTATTGGTCAGGAGCCCATTCTGTATGACCACCTGGGGGTGCTCTTCCCCTCTGCAGAGTTGAGGAATTCAGTCAACAGTCAGGGGGACAAG gttgtcatcaccatcatcactggATTACCGGGAAGCCATAAGAAGAGACTCTGTGACTTCCTGGTCCAGTTGAACAAGGAACGTGGAAA GTGGGTGGTGTACCAGCCTGGtcctgacagctgtgacagcttCTCAGCCTCTCACCTGCAGCAGTATTTGTCCAGCTTCCTGGAGAGCCAGAGAGGCCCTGGAGGCAAAAAGCGTCTGTTGGTGCTCTCACCTGG ATACACAGATGTTCTGGATGTAGTCCAAGCTGTGCTTTTCCACCCTGACCCAGTTGTCCAAGCGTGTTTCACCATCGGCGCTGTCACTGCGTGTGTGGACCCCCTCGCCTCCTGTGTGGAGCACAG GTTTGCATTTCCTAAACTGTTGGAGCAGTGCAGTCAAG GTATTGTGAGTACAGTGGTGTTCACCGGGctgacagcagagcagaagCACCCTCTCATGCAGCATGTTCAGCAGTTGGTACGCTCTGCCAACCCCACCGCAGCCTTCATActggcagagagaggagctgtCACCAG GAATGAAGACGTGAACCTGATGTTTTCTGAGAGCAGCTTCAGTGAGCCCCAGATGCTCAGAGCACGTTACGTCCTCTACCCTGGATG gtgcaAAGGGCGCTTCTTCTCCGGTTCTGGCTCTCTGGTCCTCACCCAGCAGCGCGTGGCTTTCAGCCGGCCCCTAGAGAGGCCTCTATTTGTCGCCCGCTGTAAAG CATTCAAGTCATCGCTAAGGCCGAGCCCCTTCCGTGGGAATGTGTACAATGTTTGGGGGAAAATCAGATTTTCTG ACTCCGATCAGCTGATGGAAGTGAGCTACAACACAGTGAGCGGGAGCCTGAGCATTGTCCCAGAGCAGAGCGGTGACCCTGTGACCCCAGGTCCCAAAGAGACCAACACGTCCTGCTTCCTGATCTTTGATGGTGTCGGCCTCACTGATGAGGGACTGAAGGACTGGCTCAGGCTGTGTGCCAAGCAG AGGCAGACAAAGAAGCCTAAGAAGACTAAAAATAACCTGTCACCACAAGAAATCAAGAGCAtacat atGACCAGGCACTTGGACCCGCTTCCACCAGGCTACTTTTACAACGGCTGTCAATATGTTGACATCTTTGGGGAGAAAATGAACATCCATCCCAGTATCCTTTTCATGATG
- the LOC121954069 gene encoding GTPase IMAP family member 8-like translates to MSQNGKTNKKQTMVVMSTVEGWLSLKDLQEISGDKHLKITFRSLESHQICDMTVGDRLVSLHYADLKQDMTEEGISQAMDGCFRSCRDGIRAFLLLIQGGHYTKRERRMVEVLQAHFGVEALKYLVLISLEDGKVADTMDDALLELIKMCDGRYCRITSSEARQELRTLLEMVDSMLAENSAMGYTESMLTEAKKMSTEDSAMKMLKQKVQEVEEKEQAFKQLVQQQEERRAREMEELKAKHAEERKKEAAEKKHYESKRESLEEAVISHRAMLQLQMNTTDDNDNTKKTSVILLGLSGSGKSSALNLILERAGNQYSVSESSHDPPQPTLYCQRKEVFAGGKRIVLVDTPELWDEDGVENLQVVKDCLALSLPGPHAFLLVLQVGRFTQGECEMLWHLQKIFGKDFAEHAIILLVQCECNQHKPQKIDDYVAGAHATLQDLIRKCGSRYYELNVTKYQNALSYPQVKDLLSGVNKLVASHGGRSYSVRRFSVQELQERKKVIGEKKEGALEVNYLLRDA, encoded by the exons ATGTCACAAA ACGGtaaaactaacaaaaagcaGACGATGGTGGTCATGTCCACAGTGGAGGGATGGCTCTCTCTGAAGGATTTGCAAGAAATCTCAGGGGACAAACATCTCAAGATAACCTTTAGATCTCTGGAATCACATCAAATCTGTGACATGACAGTGGGTGATCGCTTGGTCAGTTTGCATTACGCAGATTTAAAGCAGGACATGACAGAGGAGGGCATCAGCCAGGCGATGGATGGCTGCTTTAGGTCTTGCAGAGATGGAATTCGTGCATTTCTGCTGCTGATCCAAGGTGGACATTACACAAAGAGGGAGAGACGAATGGTAGAGGTACTGCAGGCTCACTTTGGAGTCGAGGCTTTAAAGTACCTGGTACTTATCTCTTTAGAAGATGGGAAGGTTGCTGACACAATGGACGACGCCCTCCTGGAGTTGATAAAAATGTGCGATGGAAGATACTGCCGAATCACATCATCTGAGGCAAGACAGGAGCTGCGCACTCTACTGGAGATGGTGGACTCGATGCTGGCTGAGAACAGTGCAATGGGCTACACAGAAAGCATGCTGACTGAAGCTAAGAAAATGAGCACTGAAGACTCGGCCATGAAGATGCTGAAACAGAAGGTGCAAGAGGTCGAGGAGAAGGAGCAGGCCTTCAAGCAGCTGGTGCAACaacaggaggagagaagagccagagagatggaggagctgAAGGCCAAACATGctgaggaaagaaagaaggaggcgGCTGAGAAAAAGCATTACGAGTCAAAGAGAGAGAGCCTTGAGGAGGCCGTGATAAGCCACAGAGCCATGCTGCAGCTCCAGATGAACACAACAGATG ATAATGACAATACGAAGAAGACGTCAGTGATCCTGCTTGGTCTCTCTGGCAGCGGGAAGTCTTCTGCTCTAAATCTAATTCTAGAGAGAGCAGGTAATCAATACTCAGTTAGTGAGTCCAGTCATGACCCCCCTCAGCCCACCTTGTATTGTCAGAGAAAGGAAGTGTTTGCAGGAGGGAAGCGAATCGTCCTGGTGGACACCCCTGAGTTGTGGGACGAGGACGGTGTTGAAAACCTGCAAGTGGTCAAAGACTGCTTGGCTTTGTCCTTACCTGGACCCCACGCCTTCCTGCTGGTCCTTCAGGTGGGCCGCTTCACCCAGGGCGAGTGTGAGATGCTTTGGCACCTGCAGAAGATCTTTGGAAAAGATTTTGCAGAGCACGCCATCATCCTCCTTGTTCAATGCGAATGCAACCAGCACAAACCTCAGAAGATCGATGACTATGTTGCCGGGGCCCACGCAACCCTGCAGGATCTGATCAGGAAGTGTGGGAGCCGTTACTATGAGCTGAATGTTACAAAGTACCAGAATGCTTTGAGCTATCCTCAGGTGAAAGACCTGCTCTCAGGTGTCAACAAGCTGGTAGCTTCACATGGAGGACGCTCGTACTCAGTGAGGAGATTTTCtgtgcaggagctgcaggagaggaagaaagtgaTAGGGGAGAAAAAGGAGGGGGCTTTGGAGGTGAACTACTTATTAAGAGATGCTTGA
- the dnaaf9 gene encoding dynein axonemal assembly factor 9 isoform X2, which translates to MAGMRRVNGKFSGVNPAVSCCRLRQVQSLLCEGGTATPDGILCSLGIDSRYNEGCTELAKYLFYGLYGRNQLNLEHVPEEFPEEMLDDVILLIKAECVHLYCNPMNYSYLLPYVSHWRNLHLYCMTETEYEDEEAAEEFKISSFVTMVQDCYRIGVPYSSQGHVQKFDMFMVEKWPLIQAFALEGIGRGSFFTMKYKLMDMSEKLWQVYNRLDPVSLDNLLTEDLVNFEKQWSGFFSSMDLESHLSILELSEAQAGEVFRTYYSHGLISSNITDKSKSQQPFVLFGKHSSSQDLESYSFNFPSESHQVRNTGPRGSAARHMILQCVAPKGPLACSRTYFFGTTHTPYLGNQNTEQKKTEVLLLSQIYSAAVQAVLSGIKCYSCFSSQTKAKDVAENTFLLALDSMNLSQYRSPLRSKCEFSIQAVNNQGRIIPLADEESRYVVKTASMTVRDIPDLQWDGGDLGSVVFSESFLESSINIQQKDGTVSSDSCYTILTTTVPRYACWLMESDVKQSEQAQHLPKKEEGTCLGTALTVADAAYVFSSSQLSTPEEGKIIFFSEGLLFIHSQYGSITLSKDHIRSIKFYDPDSSTVASLIVEYESSLLPHLPFPLHSTDCCLVFALQPRSKSHRAFYSKVLSVWQNSESGLTLQLVDQEHLTWNQKNMHTRLRKLHNSQEPPVAKRRGSLKTSYSQLPEQDMFLQHFALSSIGQEPILYDHLGVLFPSAELRNSVNSQGDKVVITIITGLPGSHKKRLCDFLVQLNKERGKWVVYQPGPDSCDSFSASHLQQYLSSFLESQRGPGGKKRLLVLSPGYTDVLDVVQAVLFHPDPVVQACFTIGAVTACVDPLASCVEHRFAFPKLLEQCSQGIVSTVVFTGLTAEQKHPLMQHVQQLVRSANPTAAFILAERGAVTRNEDVNLMFSESSFSEPQMLRARYVLYPGWCKGRFFSGSGSLVLTQQRVAFSRPLERPLFVARCKAFKSSLRPSPFRGNVYNVWGKIRFSDSDQLMEVSYNTVSGSLSIVPEQSGDPVTPGPKETNTSCFLIFDGVGLTDEGLKDWLRLCAKQRQTKKPKKTKNNLSPQEIKSIHMTRHLDPLPPGYFYNGCQYVDIFGEKMNIHPNMEEFIKEYLTEANKEIELFNRQLELQGQPDLFDP; encoded by the exons ATGGCCGGTATGAGGAGAGTTAACGGGAAATTCTCGGGAGTCAACCCGGCAGTCAG TTGCTGTCGCCTGCGTCAGGTTCAGTCTCTGCTCTGTGAGGGGGGCACTGCCACTCCTGATGGCATCTTGTGCTCGCTTG gaaTTGACAGCAGATACAATGAGGGGTGCACTGAGCTGGCGAAATACCTGTTTTATGGACTGTATGGAAGAAATCAGCTGAATCTGGAGCACGTCCCTGAGGAATTTCCTGAAGAAATGCTGGATG ATGTAATCCTGCTGATCAAAGCTGAGTGTGTTCATCTGTACTGCAACCCAATGAACTACAGCTACTTGTTGCCCTACGTGTCCCACTGGAGGAACCTGCATCTCTACTGCATGACGGAGACAGAG TATGAAGATGAGGAGGCAGCAGAGGAATTCAAAATCTCCAGTTTTGTCACAATGGTGCAGGACTGCTATCGTATCGGAGTACCTTACAGCTCCCAGG GGCACGTCCAGAAGTTTGATATGTTTATGGTGGAAAAGTGGCCCCTAATTCAAGCATTTGCCCTGGAAGGCATTGGTCGAGGAAGTTTTTTTACCATGAAATACAAG CTAATGGACATGAGTGAGAAACTTTGGCAGGTCTACAACAGACTCGACCCAGTGTCACTGGATAATCTGCTCACAGAG GACTTGGTGAACTTTGAGAAGCAGTGGAGTGGCTTTTTCTCCAGCATGGACCTGGAGAGCCACCTGTCCATCTTGGAGCTGTCTGAAGCACAGGCAGGAGAG GTGTTCCGTACCTATTACTCTCATGGACTGATCTCAAGCAACATCACAGATAAAAG TAAAAGTCAGCAGCCCTTTGTGTTGTTTGGAAAGCATTCCTCATCCCAGGATCTGGAGAGTTATTCATTCAACTTTCCCTCAGAGAGTCATCAGGTCCGCAACACAGGGCCTCGGGGTTCTGCAGCTAGACACATG ATTCTGCAGTGTGTTGCACCCAAAGGACCTCTAGCCTGCTCTCGAACCTATTTCTTTGGGACCACCCACACTCCATACCTTG GGAATCAAAACacagagcaaaagaaaacagaagtcTT acttTTGTCACAGATTTATTCAGCTGCTGTTCAAGCAGTCCTTTCGGGAATCAAATGCTACTCCTGTTTCTCCAGCCAAACCAAG GCTAAGGATGTAGCAGAGAACACCTTTCTGTTGGCTTTGGACTCAATGAATTTAAGTCAATACCGCAGTCCTCTCAG gtCCAAATGTGAATTCAGCATTCAAGCAGTGAATAATCAAGGAAG aatCATTCCTCTGGCTGACGAAGAAAGCCGTTATGTAGTAAAAACA GCGTCTATGACTGTCCGTGACATCCCTGACCTGCAGTGGGATGGTGGGGACCTGGGCTCTGTGGTTTTCTCTGAATCCTTCTTGGAGTCCAGCATCAACATTCAGCAGAAAG ATGGCACTGTGTCCTCAGACAGCTGCTACACCATCCTGACTACAACTGTGCCTCGCTACGCCTGCTGGCTG ATGGAATCTGATGTCAAGCAGTCTGAGCAAGCCCAACATCTTCCTAAG AAAGAGGAAGGCACGTGTTTGGGAACTGCTCTCACTGTAGCAGATGCTGCATATGTGTTCTCCAGCAGCCAGCTCTCCACACCCGAAGAAG gaaaaatcattttcttctCCGAGGGACTCCTGTTCATCCATTCTCAATATGGCAGCATCACCCTGTCCAAGGATCACATTCGGTCCATCAAGTTTTATGATCCG GACTCCAGCACGGTGGCATCTCTCATTGTGGAGTATGAGAGCAGCCTGCTCCCCCACCTACCATTCCCTCTGCACAGCACGGACTGTTGTCTGGTCTTTGCTCTTCAGCCCAGGTCTAAGAGCCACAGGGCCTTCTATTCCAAG GTTTTGTCAGTGTGGCAAAACTCTGAATCTGGACTCACTCTGCAATTGGTGGACCAAGAGCACCTGACCTGGAACCAGAAAAACAT gcaTACCAGACTGAGGAAGCTGCACAACAGTCAGGAGCCACCCGTTGCCAAACGCAGAGGCAGTCTGAAGACTTCATACTCCCAGCTGCCAGAGCAGGACAT GTTTCTTCAGCACTTTGCCTTGAGTAGTATTGGTCAGGAGCCCATTCTGTATGACCACCTGGGGGTGCTCTTCCCCTCTGCAGAGTTGAGGAATTCAGTCAACAGTCAGGGGGACAAG gttgtcatcaccatcatcactggATTACCGGGAAGCCATAAGAAGAGACTCTGTGACTTCCTGGTCCAGTTGAACAAGGAACGTGGAAA GTGGGTGGTGTACCAGCCTGGtcctgacagctgtgacagcttCTCAGCCTCTCACCTGCAGCAGTATTTGTCCAGCTTCCTGGAGAGCCAGAGAGGCCCTGGAGGCAAAAAGCGTCTGTTGGTGCTCTCACCTGG ATACACAGATGTTCTGGATGTAGTCCAAGCTGTGCTTTTCCACCCTGACCCAGTTGTCCAAGCGTGTTTCACCATCGGCGCTGTCACTGCGTGTGTGGACCCCCTCGCCTCCTGTGTGGAGCACAG GTTTGCATTTCCTAAACTGTTGGAGCAGTGCAGTCAAG GTATTGTGAGTACAGTGGTGTTCACCGGGctgacagcagagcagaagCACCCTCTCATGCAGCATGTTCAGCAGTTGGTACGCTCTGCCAACCCCACCGCAGCCTTCATActggcagagagaggagctgtCACCAG GAATGAAGACGTGAACCTGATGTTTTCTGAGAGCAGCTTCAGTGAGCCCCAGATGCTCAGAGCACGTTACGTCCTCTACCCTGGATG gtgcaAAGGGCGCTTCTTCTCCGGTTCTGGCTCTCTGGTCCTCACCCAGCAGCGCGTGGCTTTCAGCCGGCCCCTAGAGAGGCCTCTATTTGTCGCCCGCTGTAAAG CATTCAAGTCATCGCTAAGGCCGAGCCCCTTCCGTGGGAATGTGTACAATGTTTGGGGGAAAATCAGATTTTCTG ACTCCGATCAGCTGATGGAAGTGAGCTACAACACAGTGAGCGGGAGCCTGAGCATTGTCCCAGAGCAGAGCGGTGACCCTGTGACCCCAGGTCCCAAAGAGACCAACACGTCCTGCTTCCTGATCTTTGATGGTGTCGGCCTCACTGATGAGGGACTGAAGGACTGGCTCAGGCTGTGTGCCAAGCAG AGGCAGACAAAGAAGCCTAAGAAGACTAAAAATAACCTGTCACCACAAGAAATCAAGAGCAtacat atGACCAGGCACTTGGACCCGCTTCCACCAGGCTACTTTTACAACGGCTGTCAATATGTTGACATCTTTGGGGAGAAAATGAACATCCATCCCA ACATGGAGGAGTTTATCAAAGAGTATCTCACAGAGGCCAACAAAGAGATCGAGCTATTCAACCGTCAGCTGGAGCTGCAGGGCCAGCCCGACCTGTTTGATCCCTGA